ATCTTCGTGTTCTGGCCGGTGCCCAGCGATTCGCGTTCGTCCTGCGCCAATGCGTTGTTCAGGGCCAGGACCGGCAGCGTCAGGCCGGCGCCGAGGAAACGGCGTCGCGTAAAGGTGAAGTTCATCGTGTATTTCGCTCCGTTCAATACAAACCCAGGCCGCCGTTGACCTGGACGATCTCGCCGGCCAGGAAGGCGGCGCGTTCGGACGCCAGGAACACCACCAGGTTGGCCACGTCCTCGGGCGCGCCCTCGCGCCGGGCCGGCGTCCGCTCCACGATGGCCTGGCGATTGGCCGGCGTATTAAAGGTGTCGTGGAAGCGGGTGGCGATCAGGCCCGGCGACACGCCGTTGACGCGGATGCCCAGCGGGCCGGCTTCCTTCGCCAGCGCGCGCGTGAAGCCGGCCACGGCCGCCTTGGACGCGGCGTAGTGGGCCGAGCCCGGGCCGCCGCCGTCGAAAGCCGCCAGCGAGGACATCGTGACGATCGATCCGCGCCGGCGCGGCTCCATGCGCTTCAACGCCGCATGGCAGATCGCGAAGGTGCTGGTGAGGTTCAGGTTCACGGCGTCGGCCCATAGCGACAGCGGCATCTCCGCGACCCGGCAGCGCTGGATCAGGCCGCCGATATTGGCGAACACGACGTCGATCTCGCCGATCACATGTTCGGCCTCGGCGAAGACGCGTTCGGCGGCGCCGCTGTCGCTCATGTCGGCCTGGATCGCGTGCGCGCGACGGCCCATGGCGCGGATCTGGCCCACGACCTCGTCGGCCTCGGCGGCGCTGCTCCAGTAGGTCAGCACGACGTCGGCGCCCGCCTGCGCCAGCGCCAGCGAGCTGGCCTTGCCGATGCCCGATGCGCCGCCGGTGACCAGGGCTTTCTTTCCGATGAGTTCCATATGCTTTGTTTTCCTTTGGTGGTGATGGTTAAGTACGCGGTGCCGCCGTCGAGCCCCGGACGACCAGTTCCGGCGCGAACAGCCCGGCTTCGTCGGTCGTGGCCGTGGCCGACGACGGCGCCAGGATGCGCTGCACGGCGGCGTCGGCCATGGCCTGGATCGGCTGGCGCACCGTGGTCAGCGGCGGATCGTGGGCGACCGCGAAAAAGATGTCGTCGATGCCGATCAGCGACACGTCGCGCGGCACCTGCCTGCCCAGCTGCCGCAGGCCGACACCGATCCCGATCGCCATCATGTCGTTGATGCCGATCGCCGCCGTCGGCCGGCTCGCGGCCGCCAGCAGGCGCGCCGCCGCGCTGCGGCCCAGCTCGAACAGCTGGGTATCGCCGTGCGGGTCGCGCGGCGCTTCGCTCGCGTCGACGATGATCAGTTCGCCGGTGAGCCCCGCGCGCGCGACGCCCTGCTGGAAGCCCTTGAGGCGATCCTGGCGGTTCAGCGTGTACGGTGGCGGCGTCACCAGCGCGATCGAGTGGTGGCCCAGGGCGGCCAGGTGGTCGACCGCCAGCGCGGTGGCGCTGACGTTGTCCACCGAGACCGTAGCGATGCGGTCGTGGCTTTCCGAGGAACGCCGGATATCGAAGGCCACGACCG
The genomic region above belongs to Massilia forsythiae and contains:
- a CDS encoding SDR family NAD(P)-dependent oxidoreductase; this encodes MELIGKKALVTGGASGIGKASSLALAQAGADVVLTYWSSAAEADEVVGQIRAMGRRAHAIQADMSDSGAAERVFAEAEHVIGEIDVVFANIGGLIQRCRVAEMPLSLWADAVNLNLTSTFAICHAALKRMEPRRRGSIVTMSSLAAFDGGGPGSAHYAASKAAVAGFTRALAKEAGPLGIRVNGVSPGLIATRFHDTFNTPANRQAIVERTPARREGAPEDVANLVVFLASERAAFLAGEIVQVNGGLGLY
- a CDS encoding LacI family DNA-binding transcriptional regulator, with translation MNEPRIQDVARLAGVSTTSISNFLNNRMEQMRPGTRLKIQQAIEQLGYRPNSAARQLKTGVAAMVGLLVPSLANQFFGALACAVETAAARDGCQVMTFSTFRDPDRERAVTADLLAYGAKGIVTGSALNDTDHLATIAARCPVVAFDIRRSSESHDRIATVSVDNVSATALAVDHLAALGHHSIALVTPPPYTLNRQDRLKGFQQGVARAGLTGELIIVDASEAPRDPHGDTQLFELGRSAAARLLAAASRPTAAIGINDMMAIGIGVGLRQLGRQVPRDVSLIGIDDIFFAVAHDPPLTTVRQPIQAMADAAVQRILAPSSATATTDEAGLFAPELVVRGSTAAPRT